The Streptomyces sp. cg36 genomic interval ACGGCGCGGGCACCCGGCCGTGGGTGAGCTGGGGCGACTACGACCGCAACCAGTTCACACGGCAGTGCCGGGCCACCCGGACGCCCTACCCTTTCGGCCGCCACCACACCAACGCCAAGGCCGTCTTCACCCAGGCGTACGGCCTGCGCAAGCGCCCCGGGATGGCGCAGGCCCTGGAGATTGCCGGGCGGCGCCTCGAAGGCCGTCACCACCGGGGTGAGGACGACGCCTGGAACATCGCGGGGCTCGTACTGCACCTCTCCGAACGGGGGGACTGGCCGGGATTGGCAGGAAACCCCGACTGACGACCCATCAAGCAGACCCGTCGAGACCGGTCACCGGCCATCCCCGCCGTGCCGGAGCCTCAGACGACCGTCTGGTACGAGGGGGCGTCCTCCAGCGACGTCTCCCGCCGGTCCGCCAGCGGGTCCTGGCGCTCGCCCGTGCCGTGGTACACGTACGGCTTGCCCTGCTGGTCGTAGGCGAGGACGTCGGCCTTGCCGTCGTTGTCGGCGTCTCCGATGCCGATCAGTTGGCGGTAGGTGTTCCAGCCGCCGCCGATGCGGGTGCGCGCGGTGAAGTTGCCGTCGCCCTTACCCAGGTAGAGCCAGAGCACGCCGTCCTTGTCGCGGGCCACCAGGTCCCCGGCCTTGGCGCCCGCGATGTCGCCGACGGCGGTGATCTGGTTGTACGCGTTCCAGCCGCCGCCAAGCTTCACGCGCCCGGCAAAGGGCGCCTGACGATTGCCGGTGCCCTTGTACAGCCACAGGGTCCCCGAGGCGTCGCGGGCCAGCAGGTCGCCCAGACCGTCGCCGGTCAGGTCGGATCCGGCCGTGATCTCGTTGTACGTGTTCCAGCCGCCGCCGATGCGGGTGCGGGCGGTGAAGTTGCCGTCGCCCTTGCCCAGGTAGAGCCAGAGCACACCGCTCTTGTCCCGGGCCACCAGATCGGCGTTCGGGGCTCCGGCGACGTTGCCGACGGAGACCAGTTTGTCGTAGGTGTTCCAGCCCGAGCCGATCAGGTCGCGGTTACGCCCGTCGAGCTTCGCGGCGGCCGGGTCGTGGAAGGTGTCCTCGCGGTACAGCCAGCCCGCCGAGTCGCGGACCAGGACGTCGGGGGAGCCGTTGTCGGTGTAGTCGTGGGCGGCGGCCGGGCGTGCGAGGGTGAAGGTGCCGTTGACGTCGAGGTCGGGGCCGAGACCGTTCATGGGCTTGGCCACCAGGCGCCAGGTGTAGGCGCCGTTGGGCGCGGCGACCGTACCGTCGTACGGGTGGAACAGGCCGTCCCACTCGAAGTCGACCCAGCCCGCACCGGGGTGCTCCGAGAACACAGAGCTGGGGTTCGACACGTATTCGCGGCCGGAAACCGTGTGGCGCACGGTAACGCTCACCTCGACGTTGAGGCGGGACAACCGCCAGCGCGCCCGCCAAGGGGTGCGGTCCAGCACCGCGGGGACCTCGCTGCCGAGCACGGTGATCTTGGTCGGCTCGCCGGTGGGGGCCACCAGCTCGGCGACCGGTGCGCCGTCCGCCGAGGCCGAGAGGCGGTACAGCCCCTCGCCTTGCTCGACGGTGCCGCCCGTCACCAGGACCGAGCCGTCGGGCGCGGGCGTCACGGAAGTGGCGTGGTCGAGCACCTTGCGCGCGGTGCCGCCGCCGAGCGGCATGGCCTTGAAAGAGGTCTTCCAGGCGTTGTCGAGCACGCTCTTGTCCACGGTCCGGGCGTTGCCGTACAGGACCCAGTCGCCGACCAGGCCCACCAGGGGCGGGTGCCCCACATCCAGCATCTCCCCGGACCAGCTGTCGCTCCCGTCGCGGCGGGCGGTGCTCAGATTCGTCTCGTACCGCCCGCTCATGAGCACACCGAGCGTGGCCACATGGGTTGAGGAGACGGCAGTGTGCGCGTAGTCGCCGCTGAGGTGGCGCACCGTGGAGTCCACGGCCTTCGCCGACGCCAGATCCACCACGAGGTGGTTGGTGAAGGGGTCGTAGGAGCCCTCCTTGAAGCCCAGCAGTACCGCCCCCGCCGTCCCCGCCGTCACCTTGACGTCCTGAAGTCGGGTAGGCAGGCCGGTGACGACGCGGTCGGTCATCGAGCCGTCCACCTGGGCCAGGAGATGCACCTCGGAGGTGTCGCCGCTGCCTTTCGTGGCGACGACGGTGTCGCCGACCGTTCCGGCGTACCGGTAGCCGCGCGTGGCGAGGTCGACGACGGTCGACGTGCCGGTCGCCATGTTCCGCAGGGTGATCTTGTCCGAGGACCTGGGGCGCTCGGGATGATCGCCCAGGACGACGGTGTCGGACGCAGTGCCGTGCAGGGTGGGGCTGTGATCAGTGTCCTTGCCGAGCTCTGTGGAGACGCCGTCGGAGTAGCGCGTCCACCGCAGGGTGCCGTCCGCGTTCGCGGAGAGGAAACCGGTCGTGCCCGCGCTCAGGACCTCAGCCCCGGGAGCGATCTTGACGAGCGCGCGAGGGGAGTGCGCGGCGGCCGGAAGGGGCATGGCCGCGGCGATGGGGGCGACCAGCGGCCCCGCCGTCACCGCCAGCCCCGCACTGATCGCCAGCGCCATGAGCCGTCGCGGAATACGGGAGCCAGTCATGTGCCCTCCTGGACAGAACGGAAACAGCGGTGAACGGAGGGCAGCGAAGGACGTGAGGGTCCCGCGGTACGGCATGTACGTGATCCCCCACAGGTGCGCACAGATAGTAACAACAGTGCATTCGGGGCAGAGCCACCAGCCCTGAACCAGCCCAGGAGCCGCAGGGGCAGGGGTGGGGCGGAAGCGTCGCCGCGGAGATCGCCGGCCTGATCGGGCCCGTGCTCACCCTCCTGCGTCACTGACGCGTTGTACGGAAGTGCCGGATGAGAAGGATGGCGTACGGGCCCTTTCGTGATCCAGAATGATCGGATGGTCACGCTGGAGACTCCCCGACTGATCCTGCGTCGCTGGCGCGAGGAGGACGTCGCGCCGATGGCTGCCGTCAATGCCGACCCCGAGGTCATGCGGTGGATCCGTGACGGCAGCGTCCGTGACGAGCGGCAGACCCGCGAGGGCATCCGGGCGTGGGAGGGCGAGTGGGAGTCGCGGGGCTTCGGCCTGTTCGCCGTGGAGCTCCGCTCCACCGGTGAGATGGCCGGGTTCACCGGCCTTTCGGTGCCCGGCTACTTGCCCGAGGTGCTGCCGGCGGTCGAGGTCGGCTGGCGGCTGGGACGTTCCCACTGGGGGCAGGGCCTGGCCACCGAGGCCGCTGTGGCCGCCGTACGGTTCGGGTTCGTCGAGCGGGGGCTGGAGCGGCTCGTCAGCATCGCCCAAGTGGGCAACGACGCCTCCGAACGGATCATGACCAAACTCGGGATGCGTCCGGCCCACGAGACCGTCCATCCCACCAACGGTCGGCGGGTCCGGGTGTTCGAGCTGTCGTCGGACCAGTACGGCGGGACCGCGCGCTGACGACGGCGGCGGGCCCGTGGGTCCGTTTGTCCGTGGGCCGGTGCGGCTGTCGGCCGGGAGGCCCTGCCCTCGCCGAGCGCCTCCCCGGGACCGGATGGTCGCGAACTCCCCGACAGGTAGGCCGCCTTGTGGCCGTCCTGGATGCAGACGGGGCGGGGAAGTGCTTGAACCAAGGTAGGAAGTCCCCGCCGCCCAGGACGTGAAGCCAGCGCCCTGCGCGGGCCGCTGGGCGGCGGCGAGGAACCTCCCGCAAGCGACAGCACCGTACGCCGCGAGCGGGCACAATCGGCGGATGCGTGCTGTCATTCCGCCCCAGGACACCGTCTTTGTCGGTCGCGGCAAGGAGCTGGCCCTGCTCGCCCCGTGCGTGAGCGCGCCCGGGCTGGTCACACTCACCGGCCCGGGCGGGGTGGGCAAGACACGGCTCGCCGCCCACCTGACGGCACTCCTTTCGGGTGAAGACGGCCCGGAAGAAGGTGAGTCGGACGAAGGCGTCCCGCACGCGGCGGACACACCTCCAATGGCGCCCGCACTGCTCACGGCCTCCGTGGGCTGGGCCTCGCTGTGGCAGTTGCGAGACGACCGGCTGCTGGCGGCCACGGTCGCCGACGCCTCGGGGCTGTCCGACCACACGACGAGGCGACCGGTGCACGCACTGGCGCAGTGGATCGGCGGCCGTCGCACACTCCTCGTCCTGGACTCGTGCGAGCACCTGATCCCGTCCTGCGCCGACCTGGTCGCCGAACTGCTCATCGCGTGCCCGGCCCTGACCGTCCTGGCCACCAGCCGCGAACCGCTGGGGCTGCCCGGCGAGCAGGTGCACGCGGTGGAACCGCTGCCGCCCACCACCGACGCGCTGGAACTCTTCCTCGACCGCGCGGCCCTGGCCGGAGCGCCGCTGACCCGGCCCGCCGACCTGGCCGCCGCCACCGCCGTCTGCCGGCACCTCGAAGGCATGCCGCTCGCCCTGGAACTCGCCGCGGCGCAGCTTCCCCAGCGGCCCGTCAGCGCCATGGCCGCAGCCCTGGAGGCACGCCTCGACCTCACCGCGCCGGACGACGGCCTCCCCGACGGGCTGTCACCCGGGCCCGCCCACCAGCGGGCCCTGCGCACCAGCATCGGCTGGAGCCACGAACTGTGTACACCCGTGGAACGCCTGCTGTGGGCCCGTATGTCGGTGTTCCGCGCCGCAACCGGTGCGGTGGCCGTGCGCGCCGTCTGCGGCGGCGGACCGCTGGACGGGCCCGCGCTCGGCGAAGCCCTGGCGGGGCTGTGCCGCAAGTCCGTACTGACCCGGACACCGGCAGGCACCTACCGCATGCTCGACACCGTTCGGGAGTACGGGGAGATGTGGCTGGACGAGCTCGGCGAGCGGGACCGCTTCGCCGACCGGCACGCCCGCTACGTCCTCGAACTGGCCCGCGAGGCGGACCGTGCCTGGTACGGGCCCGCCCAGGCCGACACCTACCGCAACCTGCGCCACGGTCACGCCGATGTCTGCGCGGCGCTGGACCACCTCGGTACCCACGAGCCGTCCGCCGCCCTCGAACTCGCCGCGCTGGTCGCGTTCTTCTGGGTCTGCTGCGGCCATCTGCACCAGGCCGGGCACTACTTGACGCAGTCCCTGGAACACGCCGATGCCCCGATGGCCGTGCACGCCAGGGCTCGCTGGGCGCTGGGCGTGGTGCGCGTGCTCCAGGGCGACCACGGCGCGGCATCCGGACTCGCCCGCCACAGCCATGCCTGTGCCCATCTGTCGGGCGACGAGGACCGGCTGCTGGACGCCGTCTACCTGCACGGGTTGGTCCTGCTGCTCCAGGGGCGCCCGCAGGAGGCGGGGGACCGATGCAGACAGGCGCTCGACGCCCTGGGCGGCAGCGCGGGCCGACGCGCCCGGTGCCGCCTGGTGGTGATCTTCGCGCAGACCGGTACGGGACGGCTGGAGGAAGCCGCCCGCGCCGCCCGGATCCTGCGGGCCGAGTGCGTGGGCCGGGGCGAACTCTGGACCAGGGCCTACACCGATCACCAGCTCGCCCTGGCCGCGGTGCTGAGCGGGCGCCCCGCCGAAGCGGTGGCCAGCGCCCGCCGCATGGTCGCCGCGAAACACCATCTCGGCGACGTGTTCGGCGTGGCGCTCGGCCTGGACCTGCTCTGCGCCGGACTGGCCGCACAAGGCCGGGCCGAACAGGCCGCCCAGTTCTCCGGCACCGCCCTGGCCTGCTGGCGCGCGACGGGCCACCCCCAGCGCGGCACGCCCGAACTCGCGGAGGTCCGCGACAGTGCCACCCGCGCGGCGCGGCGGCGCATCGGGGACCACGCGTACGACAGGGCGTTCAGGGCGGGCGCGCACGCCGAACCGGCCACGGCGGTACGCCGCATCCTGGAGGGCCCGCTGAGTGGATCCGGTTGACGCGCACGGGCGTGCGGCGGTCAGTGCACGCCTCAGCGGGGCGGCAGCAGGCTGGCCACCGCCTCGGTGAACGCTCCCGGGGCTTCCTGTGGAACGTTGTGTCCTACGCCCGGCAGAAGCCGGTGCGTATACGGTCCGGTGAAGCAGTCGCGGTCCTCGGCCGCGCTCGGACCGCCCACCCCGTCGTCACCGCTTTCGAGCACGACGGTGGGTACGGAGATCGGCGGCTCGTGGGCGATGAGGTCTTCGAGCTCCTGGTAGCGGGGGTCGCCCTCGGCCAGGCCGAACCGGTGCCGGTAGGAGTGGACGACCACGTCGACGAAGTCGGGATTGTGCAGGCTCGCGGCGCTGGCGGGGAAGGCGGCGTTCGCCCCGGCCCAGGTCGGAGACCAGGTGCGCCAGAGCAGTTCGCACAGGGCGTCGCGGTTGCGCTCCAGGCCGAGCCGTCCGCGCTCGGAGTGGAAGTAGTACTGGTACCAGTACGTGCGCTCCCACTCCGGGGCGGTGGGCTCTCCGGCATGGGCGAGGTCCTGGACGTTGTAGCCGTCGACGGTGACCAGGCCGCGCACGCGCTCGGGGTGCAGGGCGGCGGTGATGCACGCGGCCCGGCCGCCCCAGTCGTAGCCTGCGAGGACGGCGCCCTCGATGTCGAGGGCGTCCATGAAGTCCAGCAAGTCCTGCGCGAGCGCCGCCTGTTGCCCGGAGCGGACGGTCGTACGGTCCCGGAACCGGGTCGGCCCGAAGCCGCGCAGGTAGGGTGCGAGTACGTGGGCGCCCCGGTCGGCGAGGGCCGTGGAGACGTCGTCGAACGCCCTGACGTTGTAGGGGAATCCATGGAGCAGGATCACCGGCGGGGCGTCGCGCTCACCCGCGTGTTCGTAGGCGATGTCCAGTACTGGTGTGGTGACGTGTCCTGCTGGTGAGAGAGCCATTGCGTGATCTTGGCACGGTCCCGCCCCGAACTGCCCCGAATTTGAGAGGGCATCGGCCAGTACTCCGGAGACCGCGCCCGCACCGGTCAAGAGCGGTGCCGCCCGGAATGGCGCTTCAACTGGGTCCCCGGTTGGAGCGGCTCTCCCAGCCTGGGACGATCAGCAGGACCGCAGGAAAGCAAGCAAAGGTGGGGAACATGATGAGTCTGCTGCTGGTCGGTGTGCTGGTGCTCGCTGTCGGGGGGTGCGCGTGTGTGGTGTGGGCGGACCGCGGCGGCCCCCGGTGGGCCCGTGGTGTGGCGGCCGTGACGCTCGCGGCGGGCGAGCTGGTGCGCCAGTCCCGGAAGCGGCGGCGCCGGAGTGTGAGCGGGAACAGCGGCGGGGACGACTAGAAACGCGGACGCGGTCGGGGCACCCTCCTTTGTGGCGTCTTTCACCCCGCAAGACCCGCGGGAGAGGAGTCGGCATGGGTAAGCACGGTGACGGCAAGGGCGGGTCCGACGGGGACAGGCAGCAGTCTCCGAAAGAGAGCGACGGGCAGTGGAACAAGCCCGTCAGCGATCCGCCGAAGAAGAAGTGACGGCCGCGTGAGCACTCCGGAGCGGCTGCGGGAGATCCTGCTCAACAAGGGTGTCCTGGTGGTGGGTTCGCCGTGGGAGCGGGCGGTGCGCGAGGTGCCGCGGGCCGCGTTCCTGCCCGATGTGGTCGAGACGCCGCAGCGGGTCATCTCGCGCGGTACGTCCCCGGAACGGTGGCTGACCGCCGTCTACGGTGACCTCCCGTTGACCACGCAGGTCAATGACGGGCGGCCCGTCTCGGAGGGCGATTACGAGCTGCCCACGTCGTCGAGCTCGATGCCGTCGGTCATGGTGGAGATGCTGGACCTGCTCGACGTCCACGACGGGCAGCGTGTTCTGGAACTGGGGGCCGCTACTGGCTACAACGCCGCTTGGCTGTGCCATCGTCTGGGGGATGCGCGCGTGACCACCCTCGACATCGACGCGGTCCTCGCCGAGGAGGCGTGCGCCAACCTGAAGGCGGCCGGTTACCGTCCGCAGGTGGTGGTGGGCGACGGAGCGGCGGGCTGGCCCGACGGCGCCCCGTACCAGCGGCTCATCGCCACCTACACGGTCGCGGAGATCCCCTGTACGTGGGTGGCTCAGGTGCCCTCGGGGCGCATCGTGGCACCCTGGGGCGGCAGCTGGTTCTCCCACTCCTTCGCCGTCCTGGAGACCGCCGACGGGATCGCGCAGGGGCGGTTCGCCGGGTATCCGGCGTTCATGCGCAGCCGGACCGGCCGTCCGCACCGCGGCTACCTGTCCGACTTCCTGCACCACGCCGACGACGCGATCACGACCCGCACCGCGTTGTCGCCGCGGGAACTGGTGGGCGACAGCGACGCCCTGTTCTTCACCGGTCTCGCCCTGACCGACGCCTGGTACCTGCTGGCCGAGGCCGAGGACGGCAGTGACGAGGCGACACTGTGGCTGCTGGCGGACGACCGCGCCTCCTGGGCAGCGGCCGAGTACGTCCCCGGACACGACACCTTCGAAGTGGACCAGTACGGGCCGCGCCGCCTGTGGGACGAGGCCGCCCTCGCGTACCGGCGGTGGCAGGAGCACGGCGCGCCGTCCCGCGACCGGTTCGGCCTGACCGTCACGCCCGCCGGGCAGTCCGTCTGGTTGGACACCCCCGAGCGGACGGTCTGACCCGCGCGGGCCGTCAGGGTGGGGTTGGACCGGCACTCAGCGGAGCCTGTTCGTCCTGGCCACGAGCCCGCCTCGCCGCGTGCCGTACGCGACGGGGACGCGTCAGGGCAGCGTCAGGATCCGCGGCGCTCGGCTGCGCCGCCGTCTGTGCCGGAGCACCGTGGAGCGGGGGGAGAGCTCAGGAGGTGGCCATGTCCGGGATCTCGCTGCAAGGACTCGCGGAGCGACGCTCGGGGCCGGCCGGGCTGGCCGTGCCGCCCCGCGACCGGCTCGCGCTGGCGGCGGCCGTCGTCGTCCCGCTGGCCGTCACCAGTCTCCTCGCACCCTTCCGTACCGACCTGGCGAACACCAACATGGCGCTGATCCTCGTCGTGGTCGTGGTGACGGTCGCCGCCAACGGGCACCGCGGGGCAGGAGCGCTGGCCGCGCTCTCCTCGGCCGTATGGTTCGACTTCTTCCTCACCCGCCCCTACGAGCGGCTCACGATCACCAGCGGCGGCGACATCACCACCGCCGTACTGCTCCTCGCGGTGGGGCTCGCCGTCTCGCAGCTGGCTGCGCGGGCCAGACACCTCAAGGTGGTCACCGTCACCGACGCCGAACAGCTGGCCCGCATCCACGGCACAGCGAAACTCGCCCAGAGCACCCCGTCCGCCGACGCTGTCGTCGAGCATGTGCGCGCCGAACTCATCGATGTGCTCCAACTGGCCGGCTGCCGCTTCGAGTACGGGTCGCTGCTGGGCCACCCGCCGCAGCTCGGGCAGGACGGGCAGATCATCACCGTGCGCGGCGGTTGGGACCTGGAGCGGCAGGGCTGGCCGTCCGGAGAGGTGGAACTGCGTGCCACCGGCAAGGGCCACTACTACGGCAGGTTCCTGCTCCGTCCCGGGGACGGCGGCGTCGTACCGCTGCGGGCCCGTCTGGTGGCGGCCACCCTGGCCGGGCAGGCGGGCGCGGCGCTCGCCGACGCCGGGATGGGGGCGCTCCGGGAGGGATGATGCTGCGGCCGGCCGGTTCGGAGGCCCGGCCGCCGCACTGGTGGTGGGAAGCCGTCGCTGTCAGGCACCTGTTGCGCCGGGACTCCTGGGCACTGCGCGGAATCGGTCGGCCACCGTGCGGAAGGACTGCTTGGGCTCCCACTGCCCCGTCTCCGCATAGCCGCGGCCCGTCCCGGTGGGGAAGGTCTTGGCCAGGGCGAAGCTGGCGATGTCCAGGTCGTGACGGCGCTGGGGGGAGAAGGGGGAGTCGGGGGCGATGAAGTTGTAGACGAACGCCCCGTGCAGGCGCTCCGCCGCGTAGAGGTCCAGCAGTTCTCCGATCTCCTGCGCCTGCTCCCGCTCGTCGCGCCTGTAGCCGTCCTTGACCAGCGGTGGTTGCCGTTCCCAGTCCACGGCGTTGAAGCCGTCCCCTCCCTGGTCCCTGGCGCCGGTGAAGGTGCAGCAGCCGAACTCGGTGATGACGACGGGCTTGCCGTGCCGGGTGAGGGCGCGCAGTTTCGTGGTGTACGAGGCCCGGTTGTCCGCGTCGCGGTAGAGGTTGACGCCCACGATGTCGAAGCCGCGCCAGTCGACCTCCTCCCACTCTCCCGCGCTGTAGGTGACCCGCCCCTTGAACAGCGGCCGTACGGTCTTCAGCGCCCGCTCCAGAAAGGCGTTGAGCCGCTCCTGGTAGCCGGCCGACTCCGGAAGGCCCAGTGCTTGGGCGCGCTCCTTGTAGTCCTTGCCCGGCACCAGGCCGGACATGAAGATGGTCAGCTCGGTGCCGACCGAGATGCCCACGCCGGGATGGCGGGCGCGCAGCCGCTCGGCGGCGCGGGCCGCCGAGCCGAGGAAGGCGAGGGTCTGCTCCGCGCTCTGGTCGAACTGGCGCGGCTCGAACCACACGAACAGGCCGTGCGTGGCTGCGATCGAGGCGGCTTCCGTGAGCCGGTCGAGATCCTGGCCCAGCAGCAGGACGGCGTTGCAGTGCAGTTGCTGCCTGATGGCCGCGATCTCCCGGCGTACGAACTCCGTGCGCCAGACCTCGCGGTCCGTATCGAAGTTGACGCCCTTGTGGGTGAGCGAGGAAGCGTGTTGCGGAGGAGCCGCCGCGCCGGTGGGCCTCGTACGGGCGTGCGCGTGGCCGCTGACACAGGTGGCGGACAGGGCCGCGGTGGCCGCGAGCACGGTCCGGCGGGCGATCGGTGCTGGTGTCATGCCGCCAGCCTGTACGCGGGGCGGCCGGTGGCACGTCGGCCGAAGGGCTCGTACTCCTCGACCAAAGTCGCTGCCCGGCCCGACCTTCGGCGGACTGGTCCGCCCGTAGCGGCCGTGGTCGCGTTAATGCGGCTCAAGCGGCTTCCCCAGCGGACCGAAGGGCAAGAGGTCCTACCTGCCCTGTCGGCTGTGTGAGGCGGGCCTGTCACCGCGAAGGCCGCCGCCGACGTGCGGGTCGGCGGCGGCGCCGTACGGCCGCGTGAGGCTCTGCCCATGTCCGGCCCGCGGGGATGACTGGAGGGCATCGGCCGCTTCGGGAGGGCTCACGCTCATGGGTGCCCGGCCGGGTTCCTCGGCGCGGCCGTCACCGTACTCGGCCTCCTCGGCTGCCTGACCGGGTCGTGAGGGAGGGCTATCGCTTGCGGGCCGCGGCTTTGGGCGTGATGAGGCGGGAGCCGTTCCAGTCCTTGCCCGCGTTGATGGACTTCGTCTGGGACAGACCGGCGGTAGTGGCTGCCTCGCCGATCTCGCTCGGCTCGACGTAGCCGTCCCTTCCGCTCTTCGGGGTGAGCAGGAGGAGCGAGCCGCCTTCTTCCATGTAGGCGATGGCGTCGACGAGGGCGTCGGTGAGGTCGCCGTCGTCCTCGCGGAACCACAGGACCACGGCGTCGGCGACGTCGTCGTACTCCTCGTCGACCAGCTCGGTGCCGGTGGCCTGTTCGATCGCGTCGCGCAGTTCCTGGTCGACGTCATCGCCGTACCCGATTTCCTGGACGACCATGTCGGGCTGGAAGCCGAGCCTGACGGCCAGATTGGTCTCTGCGTGATCCGCGGTCATGGGGGACCCTCTCTGTGGACAGAGCGAACATCTCCATTGTGCTCGCATTCCGCAATCACGAAGATACCGATGGTGACACTGTCCGGGGCATCTGCTGAGCGAGGACCGCCACAGACGCTGTTCGGCCCTCCACGGCTGGGCTCCCGGCGGTGCGGCCCTGTCACAGAGTTCTCGCGGCTGCGGCAGGCCCCGCACGAGAGAAGTCCAGGACCTGCCGCGCGCCATGGCCTTATCGGTTGGCG includes:
- a CDS encoding DUF3052 domain-containing protein yields the protein MTADHAETNLAVRLGFQPDMVVQEIGYGDDVDQELRDAIEQATGTELVDEEYDDVADAVVLWFREDDGDLTDALVDAIAYMEEGGSLLLLTPKSGRDGYVEPSEIGEAATTAGLSQTKSINAGKDWNGSRLITPKAAARKR
- a CDS encoding FG-GAP repeat domain-containing protein — its product is MTGSRIPRRLMALAISAGLAVTAGPLVAPIAAAMPLPAAAHSPRALVKIAPGAEVLSAGTTGFLSANADGTLRWTRYSDGVSTELGKDTDHSPTLHGTASDTVVLGDHPERPRSSDKITLRNMATGTSTVVDLATRGYRYAGTVGDTVVATKGSGDTSEVHLLAQVDGSMTDRVVTGLPTRLQDVKVTAGTAGAVLLGFKEGSYDPFTNHLVVDLASAKAVDSTVRHLSGDYAHTAVSSTHVATLGVLMSGRYETNLSTARRDGSDSWSGEMLDVGHPPLVGLVGDWVLYGNARTVDKSVLDNAWKTSFKAMPLGGGTARKVLDHATSVTPAPDGSVLVTGGTVEQGEGLYRLSASADGAPVAELVAPTGEPTKITVLGSEVPAVLDRTPWRARWRLSRLNVEVSVTVRHTVSGREYVSNPSSVFSEHPGAGWVDFEWDGLFHPYDGTVAAPNGAYTWRLVAKPMNGLGPDLDVNGTFTLARPAAAHDYTDNGSPDVLVRDSAGWLYREDTFHDPAAAKLDGRNRDLIGSGWNTYDKLVSVGNVAGAPNADLVARDKSGVLWLYLGKGDGNFTARTRIGGGWNTYNEITAGSDLTGDGLGDLLARDASGTLWLYKGTGNRQAPFAGRVKLGGGWNAYNQITAVGDIAGAKAGDLVARDKDGVLWLYLGKGDGNFTARTRIGGGWNTYRQLIGIGDADNDGKADVLAYDQQGKPYVYHGTGERQDPLADRRETSLEDAPSYQTVV
- a CDS encoding methyltransferase domain-containing protein, which gives rise to MSTPERLREILLNKGVLVVGSPWERAVREVPRAAFLPDVVETPQRVISRGTSPERWLTAVYGDLPLTTQVNDGRPVSEGDYELPTSSSSMPSVMVEMLDLLDVHDGQRVLELGAATGYNAAWLCHRLGDARVTTLDIDAVLAEEACANLKAAGYRPQVVVGDGAAGWPDGAPYQRLIATYTVAEIPCTWVAQVPSGRIVAPWGGSWFSHSFAVLETADGIAQGRFAGYPAFMRSRTGRPHRGYLSDFLHHADDAITTRTALSPRELVGDSDALFFTGLALTDAWYLLAEAEDGSDEATLWLLADDRASWAAAEYVPGHDTFEVDQYGPRRLWDEAALAYRRWQEHGAPSRDRFGLTVTPAGQSVWLDTPERTV
- a CDS encoding alpha/beta fold hydrolase translates to MALSPAGHVTTPVLDIAYEHAGERDAPPVILLHGFPYNVRAFDDVSTALADRGAHVLAPYLRGFGPTRFRDRTTVRSGQQAALAQDLLDFMDALDIEGAVLAGYDWGGRAACITAALHPERVRGLVTVDGYNVQDLAHAGEPTAPEWERTYWYQYYFHSERGRLGLERNRDALCELLWRTWSPTWAGANAAFPASAASLHNPDFVDVVVHSYRHRFGLAEGDPRYQELEDLIAHEPPISVPTVVLESGDDGVGGPSAAEDRDCFTGPYTHRLLPGVGHNVPQEAPGAFTEAVASLLPPR
- a CDS encoding GNAT family N-acetyltransferase, giving the protein MVTLETPRLILRRWREEDVAPMAAVNADPEVMRWIRDGSVRDERQTREGIRAWEGEWESRGFGLFAVELRSTGEMAGFTGLSVPGYLPEVLPAVEVGWRLGRSHWGQGLATEAAVAAVRFGFVERGLERLVSIAQVGNDASERIMTKLGMRPAHETVHPTNGRRVRVFELSSDQYGGTAR
- a CDS encoding abortive infection protein, with product MTPAPIARRTVLAATAALSATCVSGHAHARTRPTGAAAPPQHASSLTHKGVNFDTDREVWRTEFVRREIAAIRQQLHCNAVLLLGQDLDRLTEAASIAATHGLFVWFEPRQFDQSAEQTLAFLGSAARAAERLRARHPGVGISVGTELTIFMSGLVPGKDYKERAQALGLPESAGYQERLNAFLERALKTVRPLFKGRVTYSAGEWEEVDWRGFDIVGVNLYRDADNRASYTTKLRALTRHGKPVVITEFGCCTFTGARDQGGDGFNAVDWERQPPLVKDGYRRDEREQAQEIGELLDLYAAERLHGAFVYNFIAPDSPFSPQRRHDLDIASFALAKTFPTGTGRGYAETGQWEPKQSFRTVADRFRAVPRSPGATGA
- a CDS encoding AAA family ATPase, translated to MRAVIPPQDTVFVGRGKELALLAPCVSAPGLVTLTGPGGVGKTRLAAHLTALLSGEDGPEEGESDEGVPHAADTPPMAPALLTASVGWASLWQLRDDRLLAATVADASGLSDHTTRRPVHALAQWIGGRRTLLVLDSCEHLIPSCADLVAELLIACPALTVLATSREPLGLPGEQVHAVEPLPPTTDALELFLDRAALAGAPLTRPADLAAATAVCRHLEGMPLALELAAAQLPQRPVSAMAAALEARLDLTAPDDGLPDGLSPGPAHQRALRTSIGWSHELCTPVERLLWARMSVFRAATGAVAVRAVCGGGPLDGPALGEALAGLCRKSVLTRTPAGTYRMLDTVREYGEMWLDELGERDRFADRHARYVLELAREADRAWYGPAQADTYRNLRHGHADVCAALDHLGTHEPSAALELAALVAFFWVCCGHLHQAGHYLTQSLEHADAPMAVHARARWALGVVRVLQGDHGAASGLARHSHACAHLSGDEDRLLDAVYLHGLVLLLQGRPQEAGDRCRQALDALGGSAGRRARCRLVVIFAQTGTGRLEEAARAARILRAECVGRGELWTRAYTDHQLALAAVLSGRPAEAVASARRMVAAKHHLGDVFGVALGLDLLCAGLAAQGRAEQAAQFSGTALACWRATGHPQRGTPELAEVRDSATRAARRRIGDHAYDRAFRAGAHAEPATAVRRILEGPLSGSG
- a CDS encoding exonuclease domain-containing protein gives rise to the protein MDSTRPESLINVVDVEATCWPGSRPPGEVSEIIEVGLTVIDLDAGRRLARHRIVVRPARSRVSAFCTELTGLTQDEVDQGLAFAEVCRLLAAEHGAGTRPWVSWGDYDRNQFTRQCRATRTPYPFGRHHTNAKAVFTQAYGLRKRPGMAQALEIAGRRLEGRHHRGEDDAWNIAGLVLHLSERGDWPGLAGNPD
- a CDS encoding DUF4118 domain-containing protein, encoding MSGISLQGLAERRSGPAGLAVPPRDRLALAAAVVVPLAVTSLLAPFRTDLANTNMALILVVVVVTVAANGHRGAGALAALSSAVWFDFFLTRPYERLTITSGGDITTAVLLLAVGLAVSQLAARARHLKVVTVTDAEQLARIHGTAKLAQSTPSADAVVEHVRAELIDVLQLAGCRFEYGSLLGHPPQLGQDGQIITVRGGWDLERQGWPSGEVELRATGKGHYYGRFLLRPGDGGVVPLRARLVAATLAGQAGAALADAGMGALREG